Proteins encoded by one window of Mercenaria mercenaria strain notata chromosome 4, MADL_Memer_1, whole genome shotgun sequence:
- the LOC123553418 gene encoding C-type lectin domain family 4 member M-like has translation MSSTILTFILFLTCVVCSGIVLQTNEECPVLEQQLVDSLEKIKLLQEEIQLLKTVSSCHCRDGWIHGNGSCYYMPNQKKNWNDARAFCQQLGAHLAVIGTPEEDKIVGDFLTRAHNMSSAYEGVTYVWLGGYDSVQEGHWHWVTGEPFVYTNWRGGGPNNGGGSGEDCLDWSDGWNDNVCSRAFYFLCEM, from the exons ATGAGTAGTACAATTTTAACTTTCATACTATTTTTAACTTGTGTGGTGTGTAGTGGAATTGTATTGCAGACAAACGAGGAATGTCCAGTTTTAGAACAACAATTAGTAGATAGTCTTGAAAAGATCAAACTTCTACAAGAAGAAATACAACTCCTgaag ACCGTATCTTCCTGTCATTGCCGTGACGGATGGATACATGGTAATGGCTCTTGCTACTATATGCCAAATCAGAAGAAGAACTGGAATGATGCTCGTGCATTTTGTCAACAACTTGGTGCTCATCTCGCTGTCATTGGTACTCCTGAAGAAGACAAAATTGTTGGTGACTTCCTTACAAG aGCTCATAATATGAGTAGTGCATATGAAGGAGTAACCTACGTATGGTTAGGCGGATATGACAGTGTCCAGGAAGGTCACTGGCATTGGGTAACAGGTGAACCATTTGTATATACAAACTGGCGTGGTGGAGGCCCCAACAATGGTGGAGGAAGTGGAGAAGATTGCTTGGACTGGAGCGACGGATGGAATGATAATGTGTGTAGTCGGGCCTTTTATTTCTTATGTGAAATGTAA